Within the Pseudomonas orientalis genome, the region ATCAGCTTCGCCGCGCCGGGTGGCAGCGTCGGTCCGCACTTCGATAACTACGATGTGTTCCTGCTGCAAGCCCAGGGCAAGCGCAACTGGAAAATCGGCCAGATGTGCAATTCTGAAAGCCCGCTGCTGCAGCACGCCGACCTGCGCATCCTCGCCGAATTCGAAGAAAGCGCCGAATGGGTCCTCGAACCGGGCGACATGCTCTACCTGCCGCCGCGCCTGGCGCATTTCGGCATTGCCGAAGACGACTGCATGACCTACTCGGTAGGCTTCCGTGCGCCGAGTGCCGCCGAGGTGCTGACCCACTTCACCGACTTCCTCAGCCAATACCTGACCGACGAAGAGCGCTACACCGATGCCGACGCCCAGCCGGTCAGCGACCCGCATCAGATTCAGAGCGACGCGCTGGATCGCCTCAAGAGCCTGCTGGCCGAGCACATGAGCGACGAGCGCATGCTGCTGACCTGGTTCGGCCAGTTCATGACCGAACCGCGCTACCCGGAGCTGGTGGCGGGCGAAGAGCTGGACGAGGACGACTTCATCAGCAGCCTGCAAGACGGCGCGATCCTGGCGCGCAACCCGAGTGCGCGCCTGGCCTGGTCGGAAGTGGACGACGACGTGTTGCTGTTCGCCAGCGGCCAGAGCCGTTACCTGCCGGGCAAACTGCGCGAACTGTTGAAACTGGTGTGCTCGGCAGACGCCCTGCACAGCGAGAACCTCGGCGCCTGGCTGGCCGATGAAGACGGCCGCGACCTGCTGTGCGAACTGGTCAAGCAAGGCAGCCTGGGGTTTGCGGATGAATAGGATTCACGTAAGTGTCGCGGACTGGCGAAAGGATATCGACGAGATTCGGCGCATTCGTGAAGCGGTATTCATCGCTGAACAATCGGTTCCACCCGAGCTGGAATGGGACGCGGACGACGCTGGCGCAATGCACTTTCTGGCGTTCGAAGGTGATTTCCCGATTGGCACCGCTCGGCTGCTGCCCAGCGGCGAGATCGGCCGCGTGTCGGTACTCAAGGACTGGCGCGGGCTGAAGGTCGGCGACAAGCTGATGGAAGCGGTGATCGGCGTGGCCGAGAAGCGCGGCCAGAGCCGGCAATTCCTCAGTGCACAGGTGTATGCGGCGCCGTTCTACGAGCGGCTGGGTTTCAAGATTGTCAGTGATGAGTTTCTTGAAGTCGGGATTCCGCATGTGGATATGGTGCGCGGGGACTGATCCGGGACCGCGTCGCGGCTATCGGGGGCAAGCCCCCTCCCACACTTGAAGATGTACTCGGTCAAAATGTGGGAGGGGGCTTGCCCCCGATAGCTATTTCAGCAACACCAAAAAATGCCCTGCCTTGCCAGGGCATTTTGCCGTCTACGATTCAACTTGCGACCCGCCGGGCCGACAAACTGGCACTATCCAAGCCAAATGAATTGCAGAGATAACGGACATGTCCCTACGCACCCTGCTCACCGCCCTCCTCCTGGCTGCCAGCGCATCGGCCATGGCCGACACCGAAGTGGTCAACCTGAGCAACCGCACCAGCGCCGACCTGCTGCCCGTGGCGCAGAACTTTATCGGCAAGGACGGCACCGTGAGTGCCTATGGCAATCAGCTCATCGTCAACGCGGCGCCGGCAAAGATCGAAGGCCTGCGCACCCTGCTCGCTCAACTCGACACCCCGGCCAAGCGCCTGCTGATCACCGTCGACACCAATGAAAACAACCAGCAGACCAGCGGCGACAGCCAGACCCGTATCATCAGCTACGGCACCACCAGCCGCGACGGCGGCGTCCAGCAGATACAGGCCAGCGAAGGCGTGCCTGCGCTGATCCAGGTCGGCCAAAGCGTACCGCTGACCACGACCCAGCAGGACAGCTACGGTCGCCTGCAGAACCAGACCCAGTATCGCAACGTCACCCAGGGTTTCTACGTGACCGCCAGCGTCACCGGCGAGACCGTTCACCTGGCCATCAGTACCAACCGTGACCGCATGAGCCAGGAACGTCCCGATGTAGTGAACGTACAAAGTACCGACACAACTGTCAACGGCCGCCTGGGCGAATGGATTTCCCTGGCCGGCATCAACCGTGAGACCCAGGCCGATAAATCCTCTACAACCCGCAGCTACGCTACTCAGGGCCGCGATGACCTGACGGTGCGGGTCAAGGTCGA harbors:
- a CDS encoding GNAT family N-acetyltransferase, whose product is MNRIHVSVADWRKDIDEIRRIREAVFIAEQSVPPELEWDADDAGAMHFLAFEGDFPIGTARLLPSGEIGRVSVLKDWRGLKVGDKLMEAVIGVAEKRGQSRQFLSAQVYAAPFYERLGFKIVSDEFLEVGIPHVDMVRGD
- a CDS encoding secretin N-terminal domain-containing protein, translated to MSLRTLLTALLLAASASAMADTEVVNLSNRTSADLLPVAQNFIGKDGTVSAYGNQLIVNAAPAKIEGLRTLLAQLDTPAKRLLITVDTNENNQQTSGDSQTRIISYGTTSRDGGVQQIQASEGVPALIQVGQSVPLTTTQQDSYGRLQNQTQYRNVTQGFYVTASVTGETVHLAISTNRDRMSQERPDVVNVQSTDTTVNGRLGEWISLAGINRETQADKSSTTRSYATQGRDDLTVRVKVDTLN
- a CDS encoding cupin domain-containing protein, with product MNPDIPLQLLGGITAREFLRDYWQKKPLLIRQAIPDFESPIDADELAGLALEEEVESRLVIEHGERPWELRRGPFAEDAFSTLPEREWTLLVQAVDQFVPEVAELLEHFRFLPSWRIDDVMISFAAPGGSVGPHFDNYDVFLLQAQGKRNWKIGQMCNSESPLLQHADLRILAEFEESAEWVLEPGDMLYLPPRLAHFGIAEDDCMTYSVGFRAPSAAEVLTHFTDFLSQYLTDEERYTDADAQPVSDPHQIQSDALDRLKSLLAEHMSDERMLLTWFGQFMTEPRYPELVAGEELDEDDFISSLQDGAILARNPSARLAWSEVDDDVLLFASGQSRYLPGKLRELLKLVCSADALHSENLGAWLADEDGRDLLCELVKQGSLGFADE